In Hyla sarda isolate aHylSar1 chromosome 9, aHylSar1.hap1, whole genome shotgun sequence, the following proteins share a genomic window:
- the HSPA5 gene encoding endoplasmic reticulum chaperone BiP isoform X1: MHDRGYLLFYYTADYKYIFLLLGKRRRHSMVTMKLLAVVLLVVAGVFADDDDKREEVGTVIGIDLGTTYSCVGVFKNGRVEIIANDQGNRITPSYVAFTPEGERLIGDAAKNQLTSNPENTVFDAKRLIGRTWNDPSVQQDTKYLPFKVKEKKTKPYIEVDVGDQMKTFAPEEISAMVLTKMKETAEAYLGRKVTHAVVTVPAYFNDAQRQATKDAGTIAGLNVMRIINEPTAAAIAYGLDKKEGEKNILVFDLGGGTFDVSLLTIDNGVFEVVATNGDTHLGGEDFDQRVMEHFIKLYKKKTGKDVRKDNRAVQKLRREVEKAKRALSSQHQARIEIESFFEGEDFSETLTRAKFEELNMDLFRSTMKPVQKVLEDADLKKSDIDEIVLVGGSTRIPKIQQLVKEFFNGKEPSRGINPDEAVAYGAAVQAGVLSGDQETGDLVLLDVCPLTLGIETVGGVMTKLIPRNTVVPTKKSQIFSTASDNQPTVTIKVYEGERPLTKDNHLLGTFDLTGIPPAPRGVPQIEVTFEIDVNGILRVTAEDKGTGNKNKITITNDQNRLTPEDIERMVNDAEKFAEEDKKLKERIDSRNELESYAYSLKNQIGDKEKLGGKLSSEDKETIEKAVDEKIEWLESHQDADIEEFKAKKKELEEIVQPIVGKLYGGAGAPPPEGEETEKDEL, from the exons ATGCACGATCGAG GGTATTTACTATTCTACTACACAGcggattataaatatatatttttattacttgGGAAAAGAAGACGACATTCGATGGTTACGATGAAGCTGCTGGCAGTGGTGTTGCTGGTCGTGGCCGGCGTTTTTGCTGACGATGATGACAAGAGGGAAGAAGTTGGCACAGTCATCGGGATTGATCTGGGGACTACATATTCATG TGTTGGAGTTTTCAAGAATGGACGTGTAGAGATTATCGCCAATGACCAGGGTAACAGAATCACCCCATCTTATGTGGCTTTCACACCAGAAGGAGAACGATTGATTGGAGATGCTGCCAAGAATCAGCTGACATCCAACCCTGAGAACACAGTGTTTGATGCCAAGCGTCTTATCGGACGCACATGGAATGACCCATCCGTTCAGCAGGACACCAAATATCTGCCATTCAAA GTTAAGGAAAAGAAAACTAAGCCCTACATTGAAGTAGATGTTGGTGATCAGATGAAGACCTTTGCCCCTGAGGAAATCTCTGCCATGGTTTTGACCAAAATGAAGGAGACTGCTGAAGCTTATCTTGGCAGAAAG GTTACTCATGCCGTTGTCACTGTCCCCGCCTACTTTAATGATGCTCAGCGTCAGGCCACAAAAGATGCTGGAACCATTGCAGGTCTTAATGTAATGAGGATCATAAATGAGCC aaCTGCAGCTGCCATTGCTTATGGTCTGGATAAGAAGGAAGGAGAGAAGAACATTCTTGTGTTTGATCTGGGTGGCGGTACTTTCGATGTGTCCTTGCTTACTATCGACAATGGTGTCTTTGAAGTAGTTGCTACCAATGGAGATACCCATCTGGGAGGAGAGGACTTCGACCAGCGTGTCATGGAGCATTTTATTAAACTTTATAAGAAGAAAACTGGCAAAGATGTCCGCAAGGATAACCGGGCAGTGCAGAAGTTGCGTCGTGAAGTAGAGAAAGCAAAGAGAGCCCTGTCTTCTCAACATCAGGCCAGAATTGAAATAGAATCTTTCTTTGAAGGAGAAGACTTCTCTGAAACTCTGACCCGTGCCAAGTTTGAGGAACTGAACATG GACCTCTTCCGTTCCACAATGAAGCCAGTCCAGAAAGTACTTGAAGATGCTGATCTGAAGAAATCTGACATTGATGAAATTGTGCTTGTTGGAGGCTCCACCCGTATTCCCAAAATCCAGCAGCTGGTGAAAGAATTTTTCAATGGCAAAGAACCATCCCGTGGTATCAACCCTGATGAGGCTGTAGCTTATGGTGCTGCTGTACAGGCTGGAGTACTCTCTGGAGACCAGGAAACTG GTGACTTGGTTCTGCTTGATGTGTGCCCTCTGACACTTGGTATTGAAACTGTTGGTGGTGTCATGACAAAGCTTATCCCCAGAAACACCGTTGTGCCTACAAAGAAGTCCCAGATCTTCTCCACAGCCTCTGATAACCAGCCTACTGTCACCATCAAGGTTTATGAAG GTGAACGTCCATTGACAAAGGATAACCATCTTCTTGGCACATTCGACCTTACTGGCATTCCTCCAGCTCCCCGTGGTGTTCCCCAGATTGAAGTTACCTTTGAGATCGATGTAAACGGTATCTTAAGAGTTACAGCAGAAGACAAAGGTACTGGCAACAAGAATAAGATCACCATTACAAATGACCAAAACAGGCTGACGCCTGAAGACATTGAGAGGATGGTCAACGATGCTGAGAAATTTGCAGAAGAGGACAAGAAACTCAAAGAACGTATCGACTCTCGAAATGAGCTTGAGAGCTATGCCTATTCACTGAAAAACCAGATAGGTGATAAGGAGAAGCTTGGTGGCAAATTGTCTTCTGAAGACAAGGAAACCATTGAAAAGGCAGTAGACGAAAAGATTGAATGGTTAGAAAGCCATCAAGATGCAGACATTGAAGAGTTCAAAGCTAAAAAGAAGGAATTAGAAGAAATCGTCCAACCAATTGTTGGCAAACTCTATGGTGGAGCAGGAGCACCTCCTCCCGAAGGAGAAGAGACTGAGAAGGATGAGTTATAG
- the HSPA5 gene encoding endoplasmic reticulum chaperone BiP isoform X2 has protein sequence MVTMKLLAVVLLVVAGVFADDDDKREEVGTVIGIDLGTTYSCVGVFKNGRVEIIANDQGNRITPSYVAFTPEGERLIGDAAKNQLTSNPENTVFDAKRLIGRTWNDPSVQQDTKYLPFKVKEKKTKPYIEVDVGDQMKTFAPEEISAMVLTKMKETAEAYLGRKVTHAVVTVPAYFNDAQRQATKDAGTIAGLNVMRIINEPTAAAIAYGLDKKEGEKNILVFDLGGGTFDVSLLTIDNGVFEVVATNGDTHLGGEDFDQRVMEHFIKLYKKKTGKDVRKDNRAVQKLRREVEKAKRALSSQHQARIEIESFFEGEDFSETLTRAKFEELNMDLFRSTMKPVQKVLEDADLKKSDIDEIVLVGGSTRIPKIQQLVKEFFNGKEPSRGINPDEAVAYGAAVQAGVLSGDQETGDLVLLDVCPLTLGIETVGGVMTKLIPRNTVVPTKKSQIFSTASDNQPTVTIKVYEGERPLTKDNHLLGTFDLTGIPPAPRGVPQIEVTFEIDVNGILRVTAEDKGTGNKNKITITNDQNRLTPEDIERMVNDAEKFAEEDKKLKERIDSRNELESYAYSLKNQIGDKEKLGGKLSSEDKETIEKAVDEKIEWLESHQDADIEEFKAKKKELEEIVQPIVGKLYGGAGAPPPEGEETEKDEL, from the exons ATGGTTACGATGAAGCTGCTGGCAGTGGTGTTGCTGGTCGTGGCCGGCGTTTTTGCTGACGATGATGACAAGAGGGAAGAAGTTGGCACAGTCATCGGGATTGATCTGGGGACTACATATTCATG TGTTGGAGTTTTCAAGAATGGACGTGTAGAGATTATCGCCAATGACCAGGGTAACAGAATCACCCCATCTTATGTGGCTTTCACACCAGAAGGAGAACGATTGATTGGAGATGCTGCCAAGAATCAGCTGACATCCAACCCTGAGAACACAGTGTTTGATGCCAAGCGTCTTATCGGACGCACATGGAATGACCCATCCGTTCAGCAGGACACCAAATATCTGCCATTCAAA GTTAAGGAAAAGAAAACTAAGCCCTACATTGAAGTAGATGTTGGTGATCAGATGAAGACCTTTGCCCCTGAGGAAATCTCTGCCATGGTTTTGACCAAAATGAAGGAGACTGCTGAAGCTTATCTTGGCAGAAAG GTTACTCATGCCGTTGTCACTGTCCCCGCCTACTTTAATGATGCTCAGCGTCAGGCCACAAAAGATGCTGGAACCATTGCAGGTCTTAATGTAATGAGGATCATAAATGAGCC aaCTGCAGCTGCCATTGCTTATGGTCTGGATAAGAAGGAAGGAGAGAAGAACATTCTTGTGTTTGATCTGGGTGGCGGTACTTTCGATGTGTCCTTGCTTACTATCGACAATGGTGTCTTTGAAGTAGTTGCTACCAATGGAGATACCCATCTGGGAGGAGAGGACTTCGACCAGCGTGTCATGGAGCATTTTATTAAACTTTATAAGAAGAAAACTGGCAAAGATGTCCGCAAGGATAACCGGGCAGTGCAGAAGTTGCGTCGTGAAGTAGAGAAAGCAAAGAGAGCCCTGTCTTCTCAACATCAGGCCAGAATTGAAATAGAATCTTTCTTTGAAGGAGAAGACTTCTCTGAAACTCTGACCCGTGCCAAGTTTGAGGAACTGAACATG GACCTCTTCCGTTCCACAATGAAGCCAGTCCAGAAAGTACTTGAAGATGCTGATCTGAAGAAATCTGACATTGATGAAATTGTGCTTGTTGGAGGCTCCACCCGTATTCCCAAAATCCAGCAGCTGGTGAAAGAATTTTTCAATGGCAAAGAACCATCCCGTGGTATCAACCCTGATGAGGCTGTAGCTTATGGTGCTGCTGTACAGGCTGGAGTACTCTCTGGAGACCAGGAAACTG GTGACTTGGTTCTGCTTGATGTGTGCCCTCTGACACTTGGTATTGAAACTGTTGGTGGTGTCATGACAAAGCTTATCCCCAGAAACACCGTTGTGCCTACAAAGAAGTCCCAGATCTTCTCCACAGCCTCTGATAACCAGCCTACTGTCACCATCAAGGTTTATGAAG GTGAACGTCCATTGACAAAGGATAACCATCTTCTTGGCACATTCGACCTTACTGGCATTCCTCCAGCTCCCCGTGGTGTTCCCCAGATTGAAGTTACCTTTGAGATCGATGTAAACGGTATCTTAAGAGTTACAGCAGAAGACAAAGGTACTGGCAACAAGAATAAGATCACCATTACAAATGACCAAAACAGGCTGACGCCTGAAGACATTGAGAGGATGGTCAACGATGCTGAGAAATTTGCAGAAGAGGACAAGAAACTCAAAGAACGTATCGACTCTCGAAATGAGCTTGAGAGCTATGCCTATTCACTGAAAAACCAGATAGGTGATAAGGAGAAGCTTGGTGGCAAATTGTCTTCTGAAGACAAGGAAACCATTGAAAAGGCAGTAGACGAAAAGATTGAATGGTTAGAAAGCCATCAAGATGCAGACATTGAAGAGTTCAAAGCTAAAAAGAAGGAATTAGAAGAAATCGTCCAACCAATTGTTGGCAAACTCTATGGTGGAGCAGGAGCACCTCCTCCCGAAGGAGAAGAGACTGAGAAGGATGAGTTATAG